GGAGTCTACCTGTTGCTGATGCTCCCTTGGTTCCACGCTCATCCACCTCAATCTTCACCCTCTGCAGCACTTTTGAAATGCAAAGCCTCTCATCAgctggtgtaaaaaaaaaatggaaacggATTAGACACAAAGTGTATAAATCGCCgtcttttattttggtataGAAAAGCTGCACAAATCAAAGCTATGCCACAAAAAAAGCGATTAATACGAAGCAGAATATGTAAAAGAGAGGCATTGTTGACTACACACAACGTAATGATCTGAAAGTTAATAAGGAGCTTTACATTCATGTGGAACAAGAGTCTGTCGAGCAAAGCTTCAAACAAACATCAACTTACATGTTATCCGTGTAAAGTCAGCAGTAGCCAGGTTGAACATGCCTCCAAGTCCCATTTTAAGTAGAGCACTCTTCATATTTATGTCAGAGTTTAGAGAAAACCTGAAGACACACACATTCTTTAGTTTGCTAACGGACGCTTGACATGTGAGAAGAGAAACAAACGAATGTAGTCCATGGCCACAGCCCTTCTTCCTCACCTGGGGAGAGCCAGCTGTCTGTTGACCTTCCTCAGCTCTGACCTCCACTGCTGAATCTTCTGGCTGCTCAGATCTGCACTGAGGACACTCAGAGGAATTTCAGGCTCGAAGGGTGATACCAGGAGCATACTCAGTGAGTCGCCCTCATATGGTACCTCTATCACATCGTAATCCACCCCATCAGCAGTTACAAATTCACCTGAGGATTTAGAAGGAATGAAAAGGTACAATTTTGCGTTTGGGTTGGGAAGaacaaacaaagacattttcttctAGAACCTGCAGTTTAGATTGTTGGCATGGCGTACCATAGTTGAAGAGGTCCGTGAGTTTCATCATGTGCACAGGAACAGTGCTGCCATTGGCACAATGGAACATTCTCTCCTGTGTTAGTTTGGGGTCAAAGGGAACTTTCCATAGGCGCTGGAAGTGGAGAGCATTAAGGAAGACCAGCCGCGTCTCATCGTCCAGGGATCCAGAGGACAAGAACTCTGGGATGGCACCTACAGGAAGGAAGAATACATTCCACTTAGCTGTTGATATAAAACACTTCACTAACCATAAGAAACTTCAGGGACTGGTGCTGTGGAAGGGTTTGCCTGTCTCTCCTTGACAGTTGGGATAGACTCCAGTCCAGTTCTACAATCATGAACAGAACTTTGTTGAAATTTACTGAACTGTCTGTGAACTTGTGTCCTTAAAGGTTTCTCagtgtactttttcttttctcttaccatcaatgtttttgttgtatcaTTGAGTTCCTTGATATGTGCCTGAAATGTCAGGGTATTTGATCAGTCTGTCACCTATCTGAAGCTGTGATGAAAGAAACTCTGGACATAAGAGTTTCACCTTCTGTGCCCTAAATCTTGGTCTTCTACTTTTAACAGGTACTCCAAGAGTTCTGCCTCTCTGAAGATGATTGATAGCTGTTAACAGACAGAAGTTAGTACCTGCAGTGTGATCTGAGACCCACGCATTGATAATGCTGACAGCCTGTTCTGGTTTGGTGAAATCCATCTGGTGGGGGTGAGTCTGGAAGGTCTTGGCGAGGGCCCGGCGGAATCGCTTCTCCAGACTCATCTTCCGCTCCACCATCACCCCGCTGGCTATCTCCACCCCATCCTCACTCGCCAGATCGAGTTGCAGGAGGCGCTGCTGCCGAGGCATTCCTCGCCCTGCGAGAGAAGAATATTTGGCTTAACTGACTCAAAACAATAATGTGGACATGCTAGGAGGAGATGCAAGATGGGAGGCAGTAAATGGCTGAGTCCAATCCACAAAACAAGAGCTTGTTGACTTGATTAGATGTCCTTACCTTAAATGGATGCGGTTATAGATTTTGAGATACATGTTAAGGGTAATGTTGCAGTTGATCTAACAGATCTGAGGTACTTCAGGACTTTAGCACTTCTGTACTTCATTTATTTACCACTCACCTTGTAGAGAAAAGCCCATAGCTGCAGTCAAGGCCCTTTGTGTGTTTCCATTCGCGCCAAGCTGAGCCATGGCCATAATGCTCGCCATGCCATAAGGGGAGAATGCCAGGTTTGTGTCTGCAGCGTCCGTAGCGAGCTGAGAGAAAACCTTCAGTCCGAAGTCTGTCTGCTTATCTTGCAGAGACCCCAGGGCCCCACTGCTGAGGGCCAGCAACACAAATATGCTCACACAGATCATGCTGGGGAGACAGAACCAGAGAAAAAAGCTGTGGTTGgctgaataaaaactgaatgtttgcaTAAAACACTCACGCCTTCTACTGACAGCACACTGCACTGTTTAAACTGCTCTGACTCATCCTAACACACACCTGTAAAATGTTACAGACATGGGAACATCTAATAAAAATGACGCCAGATtccaaaagaaaagatttttcaaaattgagTATGAATTCTTAAAAGTTATAAACATGTTAGTTTGAAACAGTATCATAAATCTGTGGTATCTTACATTGTTCAGCATTGATAAAAAAACTGTCCTCAATCTTCATGGTTAAAAGACAGAAGATTTCATAACATaggaaaacaataaagaatCTATATCAGTGATATGACAATAAGCATTCTAAATCAGTGCATTTTGctattatcaaaataattttttttaactcattcCTTCTTAGAAATACATAGCTGAGCATGGGTGTGAGACACACCCACATTAGTGTGTGTTCAGCTTATTTCTATGGTCAAGGTTTCTGtacattcaaattcaaacaaaGGCCACCGACAGTGGAGATGAACTTCTGTTTCCATGTGTACTACAAAGAAAtaacaagacaaacaaacaaaaagaaacaaaaaagcactAAAGATATTTCTGGATAAAGCTAactaattgttttatttgaaatgtcagATTTCAAATACAACCATCAAATACAACATCTGCCAGCATCAATTTAACAGCTGACTGTGATTCTTACCTTTGGCTTGgattcagaaagaaaactggagatgtctgatgctgctgctgctgcttcactcTGAAGAACTGGACCAATCTGTCTTTTTGTACTGTAGGCATAACCCCGCCCCACTGGCATAACCCCGTCCCACTcctcaccacacacacacgtgtgtgcgcgcgtgtagACACACatacgtacacacacacagaaaagccATTAGAGACGCTGATGTCATCTGATGCTGTCTGGAGACACTTCCTTTTTACGAACACACAGCCTTTCCAAAGCCTCTACTGACTAAAGCATGAGAGAGCATATGGAAAGTTGGATAACTGTTTTTCAGCTTGAACTTGCACGCATCACTGTGCCCCTGTGAGTCATGCAGGAGAAATGGACGGGAAATTCATGGATTTTCTTTGTCTCTGAACATCTGAAAAGAGATAAAAGTTGCTGaagtgatgaataaataaactgtcTGACAGTTTGGTGCTCCGTCATTACATTCTCAAGGGAAAGCACACCACCAtgctttgactgttttttttcccttctttagTTATGTAATTcttgatgcatttatttgttgGTAACGTCATGATTAATGCCACCACATGAtcttttaagtttaaaaaacacagcttgGCGCGAATGGAAACACACAAAGGGCCTTGACTGCAGCTATGGGCTTTTCTCTGCAAGGTGAGTGGTAAACACAAGTTTTTTAAActtgtgtttaaaaaacacaagtttcaaataaaaaacgtATTTGAATGCactttaaatgcattatttaaagTGCATTCAAATAATATTTGGAGCATTTGATACTTAAgttcagggatttttttttcttaacccaaaacagtttttaccatCTGGAGTAGACTGCAGTGCGTCGCCTTTGACTAGATCCAGTAGAGAGGCGGCCCAAACCCTaacaggcacacacacatgtCATATTCCCACTTGCACTCCCCAAACAAACTCTGTGCTGCCAGATCCAGGTAACATCCCCCCCAGTGGGACAACATGTCCCAGAAAGAGGAGAGAGTTCTCTTCTTTCTGGGGTGGACAGGAGCAGACCGCCCAAACCTCTGCAGCAGCCTGGACGACAGCCGGACACCGCCTAAAACCAGCCGTAAGAAAACCAGCAGATCTGTGTGAAAGTTTCATTAAACACCAGGTAAGGAAGAAAACCCTCACCAACACTCCCCTCAgcacaaagataaaaaacaaaacaaaacaaagagcaggAGCATCTGGTCATTGCAGGGACTTTCTCTTAGATCTACCCAGACTGTTAGCGACACACATGAGCGGCTacgcccacacacatacacaccccacAGCGCAACATGGTCAAAATGCCAGCCAGATATTgttaaaccatttttatttcatttacttaacctttatttaaccaggtaattTTCAACAACCACATGTTCAGAagacattaaaacattacataacagaaaacagaatattATCAAAAAACACagggagaaaataataaaaatacagccACATTCATACTGACTAAATATACTATACCACACATGAGCCAACCGTGTTTAAAAGCAGGTCCATTGATCATGTACTGGGGTTTTTACTGAGttgataatgtttttatatttaagttaGTGTTCTGACTACAGAAGAAACTAAAGAAGAGCTGCAACATAATGAAACTAAAACCTCATCTCACACATTCTGAGTAGCTCTCTCTGACAAATATGAATTTTTCTTGCTCTTTACATGCGAAACAAGTAAGGCAGACAATGTAATATTCAGGTTGAGTTTCCTGACCACATGCAGAATCACACGCTACAGACATGCTAAAAGGCTAAAGAGTTTATTTACAAGAATTTTCACATAGAATGAGAAATGTGCTGACgtgcttctgtttgttttcaggatCCTGGAGCCGTTTTGTCTGGAGGACGACAGGATGAATTATGCAGAATGATGAGCTGCTCTGACTAATCATGACATTTTCCTTCACACAGTAAAGTTCCAAGAGTTCTAGTTATTTGTGGGGTATTAACTGTACTGTCTCTGTGTTACAGCCACCTTGTCATAATGTGTTGCTGGTTCTAATATTACTCACTGATACACGAGCAGACAGGATAGAGAACAGGAACCGACGCTCAGAACTTTGAATTTACCTGGAAACGCTGGTCACCATTGGTTCCATCTACATACTTGTGAATTTGACAAATACAGTATGTGGTGTTTACAACACAAATAAAGTTATAAACAGATGGGTGCTGTGGTGGCTCAGGGGTTAAACACAACCCATATAAGGAGGCCTCAGTCCTCAATGCAGCCGTTGCAGGTTCCATTCCTGGCCTGgggacctttgctgcatgtcttccctctacCTATTTTCCTGTCTTAGCACTTTCAAATGAAGGCTACCAGAGCcaaaaagaacttaaaaaaacagaattgtaAAACACTTGGGAACCTGTATTTCCAGACGGAGCATGTTTCCACAAGCACAGCATGACTTGAACACACCATCCTTCCTGTCTTCCTGTAAATCTGAAATCTGTTTATCTGtaaaagacaaagcaaaaaaaaaaaaatcatctggaTTGTTTGGGTTTTTGGCTGCTCAGGTTTTCTAATGTTCCTAACTTGTCAAGACTGGTCGTATCAGTCATAAGCAGAAGACAGATCATTACTCATTCAAATTACTGAACATGTGTGTATCCCAGCAGAAGTCCTTAGTAAAAACTCATCAACCCGGTGAGGAACCTGGACAGCTTGGAGGTAGAATATCTGATGCGGTTGCGTGACTCGATGAACTCTGCTGGGTTTTATTAGATAGAAATAcctttgaataattaactgagCCTGCTGTACTGTTGGATAACCAGGATAACTGGAATGTTTTATGTGGGATTGAATTGAAGGGATTTTTCTAAGTGCCTTGAGACAACCTTTTTTGTTAACTGgcaatatataaataaactgaattgaaattgaAATGGCGCTTTTTACATGTAGAGAACAATTCTATTATTTATCCAAGCTTTGTGGGTCAGTTTCCTCCAGCAATGTCATCAGAAATCCTTCAATATAGTTCACCCTGATACTCTTCACAGTATATATTTATCCCATGCTGCCATGTTGTCTATACATGTTGCATGTCTTTGCATGGACATCGTGTTTTGGGGAAGAATTATTACCCCACGCTAAAGCGTAGATTTTAGGCCTGAGCAGACCCCAAATTCAGGCCGagttgagagaaaaataaacagcttgATGGTGAGTTCAGGGTGCAGTGGTGCTCGCGCTTCTGTGGTGTGTTTATTAAACTTACAGTACGTACATCACAGAGAAATTTAAACTAGAATGCTCCCTATAAAAGTTATGTTAATCTACTTCCTGTAGTCTAAATACAGGAGCAGGCTGTCTACTCTgttgaggaaagaaagaaatgaaggtGCAGAAGTTCATCAGACTGTAACAACCCAATCACTTCCTAGATGATTTGCGCTTGACTCACCCTGCAGTTGCAACAAGCAACAACATGGAGCTGGAAGATGTTACACAACATCTTGTGTAGAATGCTCATTCAAAGTGTGACCTAAAAAGCAGTAGTACCTTAATTTATGTAATATATTGAGCCTATTTCAGGCTCAGGCAGataattaaagttaattagTGGGGTCGGATCGGGCACAGACTCCATGCTTATGGGACTGGGTCTTGTCGGGTTGGATATTTTAGGTCTGATTATAACTCTACCCTGTCCTGTACATTTACCAAAATGATTCTGACATCACAAATCCTGACagaaaaatggttaaaatgaCTTCACTGGCAAAGAAAGCTACAAGGCTCTTGAACTGTATCATAATAAATCTTTGCTAAGAATAAGCCTAAAAGATATATTACtaaaaactacaacattaaACGTTACTTCAAATTTTTTAATCTATTCTTTCATATATGGTCTTTGCCTAAACCATAATTATATTGCTTGCTCAGTTCTACTTATATAACATATAGTCCTATTTTTTCAAACATCGTAGCCTAAATTCTgcgaattaaataaaaaataaaaacaaatcaaaatgaacagaaacgatttaaaaggaaaccttgatttaaaaataaaaaacattaaaggtgcagtattaCGTAAAAATTAGTACtttcaacacattaaaaaatttGATCCAATAATCACACTCTGACGCTGCGATTAATCACGactaatcacaattaatcactaTGTCTAACTTTGTAaacttaaattataaatatgcaTGCAGTTGTGCAAGCCGAACCTGCTGCACTCCAACCAATTAGTATGCAAACAATTATCAATTTTTCGTCACTGTGTGTAGCAGAAAGCAGGTAACGTCGTCTCCCAGAACTCAATAGTGACTAAGGGAAACTTACTGCACTACACATGAACACGAGTAGCAAACTCGTTCCGGAGATacgattttattttttagttgttgCCAATTTCGATTTtctttacaacatttaattggTTTTAGGAAGTGTTTATATATCATATCAGTCATTTGTTTGCCAAAAGTGACTTTGGCAgcaaaaaaagagcaaaacaaaaaacccataAATTGTGAGGCTACTGAAGTTGTTGTCATTGTGTGTTAGAAAAGCACAAAACCTGACAGTTCATTTGAAGCCCTGCAGATCAACAAGCAACTGATTCATGTAAGAAGAATCCCTTTTTCAGCAGTGCTGCTGCAGCGGAGGTCACCCTGCTGTTCATTCAGTTCGCTTTCCCTCCATTGTCAAGAGAGACGatcaacatttttactgtaaCATGGAAAAACTTCCACATCCCCAAGGATCTGATAGATTCCATAAAAGGTTGTGAAGGGGAACTTGGTTGGTACCACCCACtcatgtctctgtgtgtgtttattcacTGTAACTGGGGCTCACAGCATCCATTGTGTGTCCTTTTCTGCCAGACTTTTCACcggttttcacaataaaaacaatgtgaaagtggtgctttaattttatgtttaatcaGTAATTAAAGCACTAAACTTTGCTTCTAGTCCttgaaagttattttaactgaacagttttgtaataaCATGTAATTTAACTTTGATTAGAAGATTAAAATTTGGAAAAGGTTATTTGCAGTTGAAACCtgataaaaaatatacacatttattttctcactaGAAACCATTGACAATAAGAACTACATTGTGCCTTTAAAAAGCTAACGAAAACATACTGAAAACATAGATTGCAACATTCTTTGTTttaactgacagccatcttggcaggcagttgctatggcaacaattAACAAGACACAACAATACTAGTACATTACAACTATTACTCATTTACAATTTTTCAGTAATAAGCCTGACATTAAAAATGAGGCTTAATCAATCCTAACCAACTTTCAACAAGATTTATAAATCAATAGTTatagtttttaacttttactttttcacgttgtttacatctatttattattaattttctttcccACTCTCTTTTACCActacacaaaagaaaataaatgtttgactaaacaagcaaaattaacTTCCCAGTGTATAGATATTGAAAAAAGTTCTCGAGATTATCAAATATGGCACGTGTGTCAAATTCAAGGCCCAAGGGCCAAATCTGGTCCGGCATAGCTTttcatgtggccctctagactctaaaCTTATAGCAATAGCCCCTCCAGTTTTCCACAAAAccgcaaaattcacacaaaaatcaacagatccccacattttttttgagtttatcaaaattttttctcaaaattggccaaaaacatttGTGCTCAAGTGACCGCTGTCTCAGCCTTAcgtgatgtcaagttatagtccatgACCAATAGAGCGATAAATAAAagatcacatttaacatcatatatTAGCGCAAATATGGTAAAAATTCctaacaaatatttcaaaattagcaccacaaaatctgtgatgttgattgcagaaaaccacaaaaacaatcgcaaaatcctggatggactcattagtgtgaaaagatggtcaatattatgttattttaagaaacacttattgaatgctgaaacacctatttattgatattttaacaattgaATTGGTTTGTATCAATACGATCTGGCACAACAGGCCCTTTatgaacattcagatttttcatctggcccaaaatggaaatgagtttGATGCTCCTGATATGtgggataaaaacaaatgaatcatggactattttgaatgtaaacaagaataaagagTAAGATATTTGGTGGTGGAATGATGTCACTCCACCAGCAAAAGAagactctgtgatgtcactggcgATGCAGTCTGTGACATCATCAACTGGAGAATTGTATGTAacacaattctgcatatttttcattgcttgcaATATCACTGACCAGTTCAGACGCAAAGCTCTTTCACCGTTCAGGTAGTTTACCAATCGACAACTTTAGCGATTACATTTAGGAGAAAATGTCTCATCATACGCAAAGATACCACAGTGGAATGATGGGACCCCACGAGAGAAGGGGAGTCCATCAAAACACCCAAGGCAGGTTCCCTCCTGCACACCCGAATGCCTTACAAGGGGAAATCCAAAGACTGAGTTCCCTTCTGGAAATGGAGAGCGCCAGTAGGTCTGAAGACAACCAAAAACTGGCCCACCTGGAGGCCGAGCTGGAAGAGACGAAGCTCCAgttaaaaaggcagaaaactctcaaagaaatgtttatcaACCAGGCCAAAGAGGCAAAGAGGGAACTTGAGAGACTAGAGAGGTTCAGTGATCCAGAGGTCCTTAACGCTGCGGCGATTGCTTCGAAGGTCCACAACGATGTAAAatacaagaagaagaagccctTACAACAAGACTTTGTGGAATTAAAGGTGGCCTACCTCCTCAGCCAGGAGGCATTTGTAGCTGAAATACAGGCTGAGAGGAAGAAAAGTAAGGCCATCCAAGAAGAACTGGACCAACTCCAGACTTCCCATGAGGAGCTGCGCTCTAAGTATGACGCAGACGTTGCTCAGGTGAGGCAGGAGGCCGAGACACAAACGTCTTATGAAGC
The window above is part of the Xiphophorus couchianus chromosome 14, X_couchianus-1.0, whole genome shotgun sequence genome. Proteins encoded here:
- the serpine1 gene encoding plasminogen activator inhibitor 1 yields the protein MPTVQKDRLVQFFRVKQQQQHQTSPVFFLNPSQSMICVSIFVLLALSSGALGSLQDKQTDFGLKVFSQLATDAADTNLAFSPYGMASIMAMAQLGANGNTQRALTAAMGFSLQGRGMPRQQRLLQLDLASEDGVEIASGVMVERKMSLEKRFRRALAKTFQTHPHQMDFTKPEQAVSIINAWVSDHTAGAIPEFLSSGSLDDETRLVFLNALHFQRLWKVPFDPKLTQERMFHCANGSTVPVHMMKLTDLFNYGEFVTADGVDYDVIEVPYEGDSLSMLLVSPFEPEIPLSVLSADLSSQKIQQWRSELRKVNRQLALPRFSLNSDINMKSALLKMGLGGMFNLATADFTRITSDERLCISKVLQRVKIEVDERGTKGASATAAVMFSRMAVQEITLDRPFLFLIQHKQTGAILFMGQLNQPQQ